In the genome of Columba livia isolate bColLiv1 breed racing homer chromosome 1, bColLiv1.pat.W.v2, whole genome shotgun sequence, the window TAAGGAGTTCAGCTCACTGAAAATGCCTACCTTCCTTTATTCAATAATGCCTTTTAGGATTTGGCTTcctgtatttgctttatatcCTCCCTGAAATCTCTGTACCTGTTGCAAACGTGCTTCCTCACCTAAGAGCTGTTCAGGCTCGTAGCTATCTTCATGCTTGGAAACCAATGGTGAATGCATATTAAATGATACAGATTTTCTCTGCAGAGATATCAGGTGCTGTAAATTCTAGATTTTTCATGGTGCAGACCTCAAATACAGGCACACTTTTTCTGAACATAACACTTTACTCCAAGGGATTTAGCGTGGAGACATGGCCTCTGTCATAACATGCCCTGCCAGCTGGCTTTGCAAGCAGAACCTGATAGTGTATTTAATCCTACATATCCATTCTTGCAATCTATAAATATTAAACTAGCTTTAAAATGCTGATAGAATTGCTTAAGTTTTGCAAAACAACATTACAAGAACTATGAAGCTATTCAGAGGATCAAACATGTTTTTATCTGCCACTTTAAGTAATCATCCCTCCCCTAAATTAAATAAGTGCTTCtttcattcaaaacaaaaattcctGCAGTAGGGCAGCTTCCCGCTGAGACAAGTTTTGAATTGTCCCTGCGCGTTTAGCtcgggggagggagggaggcccTCCTTTGCCTTGCTCCTGCCTGCCATCAGCTTCCCATGACAATTCCTGGCTGCTCCAACATTGACGATGCACAAACACACTGAGTCAGGCCCCCAGCTCTGGGAGCTGCTCACCAGTCCACTTTGTTTTCAGGCACTACACAGCTGATGCAACCTGTGGCTGTTTAAAGGCTCTTTGGTCAGAATCTGTGCTTTATTTGTCTTTGTGGAAACATCTGCCATGCAAATTGGAGATGATAGCATTTAACATCTGAGCAAGTGcaggattttgcacctgggacatggcagcCATGGCTGCACATAGAGACTGGGGGACAagaggctggaaagcagctctgcagagatggATCTGGGGGTCGACAGCaaattgaacatgagccaacagtgtgtctTGGCAGCCAAGAGAGCCACTTGAGTCCTgtgtgcatccagcacagcattgccagccgggcagggaggtgattgtcccgctctgctctgcactggtgcggcctcacctggagcactgtgtgcaggtctgggtgacacaggataaaaaggatattaagctactggggAGTGTGCAGAAGAGGGCTGtcaagttggtgaagggtttggagagaaagccgtatgaggagcagctaaagtcacttggtttgttcagccttgagaatagaagactgaggggagacctcatggtggttacagcttcctcacaaggggaggagaaaggataggcaccaaactcttttctttagtgaccagtgacagaacccgagggaatggcaggaagatgtgccacgGGAGGTTttggttggacattaggaaaaggttcttcccccagagggtactggagcactggaacaggctccccagggaggtgtcacagcccaaagcctgacagtgttcaagaggagactggacaacaccctcagacacatggtgtgaactgtggggttgtcatgtgcagggacaggagttggactctatgatccctGTGGGCCCCGTCCAACACAGGACATTCTATGAAAACAAAGGCCTCAGCACACAGTTctacaaataattaaaaattccccaaACCCGAGCAGCCTCTTTGCCCCTCTGTAGGTGTGATTCCCCCGTCTTGGTCTCCTGCCCGGGACTACCAGCATCTCCAGCTgtgactgacacacagcaggggAACACTCACATTACCGCCAATTTCAATTTCGCTGCACTTATTTAATGTCGTGAAACAACTTCTTGGctgattatatttttattcacCAAACACAACTCCTTGTGGACAGCGAGCCAACCCCTGCGCACAGACCCGGCTCCTCGGCACCCCTGACAAGCAGCCGGCTCGTTCTCCCGCTTCCCCGTCACCCCCGCTGTCAGACCTCTCCTGGCCCCGCCTCACGgcacagccatgaaaacaaaacccagcatttGTCCCTGCTTTAGCCAACGGGGCAGACTCCTGCGGGCGAGCCCCGTGGTTGTTTATCACGATCAGCGCACAAGCGCTTCCCCCGCACTAGTTGTTACATCACTCAGGCAGCTAGATAGGCGCCTCCCAGCACTTTCTGTCAGGCGCGGCGCGGGCAGCCCCGCCGAGGCCCCGCTGTTAAGGGCGGCCGCAGCGCCGCCTCTTTCCTTTCGTCCCCGGCCGCCATTTTGTAGGCACGCACGGTGAGGTTCGCCGGGCCCGCTCTCCGGCCTCGGGTGCCTCTGCGGCTCAGGGCGGCGGCGGGAAGGCGGGCGACCGCGCCGGCGGTGCGGCGGGTGGCCGCCTTCTCCGGCTGGGGGTGGCACGGCCTTGCTGGAGCCGTGGCTGAGGGAGCGAGGAGGCCGCGGCCTGCAGGGCGCGGTGCGGGGCGGCTGGCCGGGCCAGGCCGGGAAGCAGTTGAGGGCAGGAGGGGGGCGGCCGCCGGGGCAGCAGCGGGTGCAGATGCGGAGGAGTGGGGCTCGGCCGAGGCGGCGGCACGTGGCGGCGGGCCCGGTCGGCCTCTCGGCCGCCGCGGGATGTCGGGGCTGGGGGGCGGCCCTGCGCGGGCCGGGCGCTGGAGCTGCTCCCGTGGGGGCCGCCGGCTGCGGTGGCGCTCCGGGTTTGCTAACGTGCCTGATGGCTGCAGTCGTTGTCCGCCTGAGGCGTGTGTGTCTTGTAGCAGGTGTAATAGCGGGCCATAAATCTGGTAGTGGGGATCTTGCCTTTTGGGTGCCTTGTGAGGggaggctgagagaactgggcttaCTTAGCCTGGAGCAGAGGTGTCTTTGGGGGGCACCTAGCAGCAGCCATTATCGAGAACGTGGATCCTGGTGCTTCATGAGGGCACATGGCAGAGTGTGAGGCAACTGGCTTAAGTCAAATTGAGATGCCTAGACtggatataaagaaaaatatgttcatCATGAGAACAAGCAGGCCGCCCAGGAGGGCTGTGCAGTAGTttctctccatccttggagggtTTCAAGACCTGACTGGACAAacttctgagcaacctgatctggtctCATAGTAGACCTTGATTGAATCAGGAGATGGAGCTAGGTGACTTACTAGCTTTCGTTCTAACCTGAGTTACCTATCCCGTGGTCCTCTGAATACTGTTTTCTATGACTGTCTAAACTAATAACATTCCTAGAATTGACCCAGGAATTTGGAAGTAGTGTCATTTTGAATAGGGttaaagattttttgttttctgaaatgcctGAAAATGTTATCAGTCAATTTTTTGGTGAATGAACTAATAATTCTAAAATCTTTGCATTAATTTTTACAGTAATTAGCCAACATGACGAACACAAAGGGAAAGAGGAGGGGGACACGTTATATGTTCTCAAGGCCGTTTCGAAAGCATGGTAAGTATAGCTTATAGCAAGGACACTGCATTTGGTTACAGACCTATTGGATGTCAACAGCCCCTAAGTAGCATTTGTAAAACAATGGCTTGTATCAAAGGATATCTGGCAGCTTTGGATAAAAAGTGTGGAACAACCTGCAAGTGAACTCACAACTCTTACAGCTTATGTATCGGTATTCTACTTTCTTCACACTTGTAGCAATGCCAGTTTTTATCAGTGCTTGAAAATTAACTCAAAGGTGGAGAAAATAATGTCAAGTTACTTAAAATGTACAGTTTACCGCCCAACCATGAGCAGTGAGAACGGCTGTGTTCAGAATGAAGTAGTAAATAGTTGTAACGCATTCTCAACTTTTGCATTAGCAATGAGATTAAAGCTGTAATTTTTCCttagttggatttttttttaaattgggaGCGTGTGAAGAGGTAATTgcaattggggaaaaaaaaaggtaacttgATTTATGAGtttaatgtttttgaaatggaatttaaatttaaggtatttttaagaaaactttATCAAATGCAAAATCTATGtatattttatgtgtgtgtgaaatTGTCAGCTTCATAAGTATCCAAATTTGTATCTCTCAACAGGAGTTGTTCCTCTGGCCACCTATATGcgcatctacaagaagggcgaTATAGTTGATATCAAGGTACTTTCTGAAGTTTTACATAATTAAAAGCTGAAGCAGCGTAATGCTTTTCAGTGTCCAGTTTCTTGAGGTAGTCTTTTGTTACCTGGGCCAGGTGTCAACACAAGTACCCGCTGCTCACTCTTGAAGCAATAGTGGAATGACAACGCTACTGAACCAATAGTAACACTTCAGTGTCACTGCTGTTTCATatgggttttttaatatatgtatgtacacatCTAAATAATTAGCTGTGCTCTGTTAATCTGTATTGAGATGAAAAGAGTGAAAgattctgtatttaaatactTAGGTTGCTGTATAATGTCTACCAGCACTACTTTCATAGCAACTCCAGCTGTCATTTTAGTagatgttttgctttgcctgatTTGCACCTGCTATTCAGAAGAGCCATAGTTTATGTTGCTGTAGCTGATAGTCTGTGTCTCTAGATCACTGTAGGTTTACACTTAAGTATGTACAGAGTTGGTGATGGCAAAACCATGTTAAAACTAGAAACCAATAAATAAATGTGAGGGTACGTCATATATATTAATACAGGAGAAAAAGTGAAGCAGCATTTCCCATCACTTGGCTTATTCTAGAACTTGTCCTTTAAAAtcagctgtattttcaaaattaagttGTAGTGAATCTGGAAGCTTCATTTAATCCTTTAGTTGCATTTGAAATGCAGAGTTTTCGTAACAGTCACGCAGAAGATGGCTTCTAATTTGCTTGCTTGTTATTTGACTCTTTCTGAACTGCACTGTTCAGAATTAACGCTTTTTGACACACTGGGGCTTGATGATGATTGTCTCCTGTGATTGCTTGCTGAAAGCAAAGTGATCAGTCATTTCACCGACACTGAAAGCAACCAGAATGGTCATAGCAGAATTTGGTAGTCTTCAGATAAAAAATGCATGGTTATAAATTCTAatgaatgaatattttaaaatcagtctCAAGAAATTTGAAATACGTACTTTAAAGAACTTCTGAAAAGTCCTTGATGTtgcactttttttattttctctgaggTAAACTTTATACTTGATTCTTGTTTTACCTCTTAACAGGGTATGGGTACTGTTCAAAAAGGTATGCCCCACAAGTGTTACCATGGCAAGACTGGAAGGGTCTATAATGTTACTCAGCACGCCGTGGGCATTATTGTTAACAAGCAGGTTAAGTAAGTAATGAAATTCTGTGTATTGAAACTTCATATTTGGGAAAGTTGATCTGTAATTGCACCCTCCTTTCACTTTGCCAGTTAGACAGTTATTGTCTTGATTGGTCGTTCAAGGTGGGTAAAGTGAATATCCTTTTTATAACCCAAGCAAATGATGCTCATTTGACTTGGATCCTGTCAGAggaaacagtttttatttttatgagcaGCACTTATATTACCTAATGGGgattttcagctgaattttcaTGTTGATACTGAAgcccttttaaaataataatttgtagCTGTATCCAGCTGTTTTCAGCTGGGTTTTTGTACAGTTTAGTTGGAAAAGgatgatttggggtttttttccaggaacTAGAATGGAGTGCAGTGGTAATCTTTGTATGCTACAAGGTTAAAATTATATGTTCTGCACAGTCTTAATCCTAAACTGTCATTATATtgttatatattaatataagtTATGTAAGTTTTATCTGATCTGCATCTGCAGCAATGTATATTGAGTTATTGCCCTATAAAGGCATATTATCTGCAACTAAGCTTATGGAGTTACTCCTGTAAAGGCCACAAAGCTTGCTTTGAACTAACCTTTTTTCAAGTGCAGCAGATTAAAAACTGATTTCCTTTCTTAGGGGCAAGATTCTTGCCAAGAGAATTAATGTGCGTATTGAGCATATTAAACATTCCAAGAGCAGAGACAGCTTTCTGCAGCGTGTGAAggagaatgaaaggaagaaaaaggaagcaaaagaaaaaggcatttggGTTCAACTGAAACGTcaggtattatttttattgtagttGACATGTTGGTTCATTTCACCAAAACAACCAGCTAGAACCAAACTagtttagtaaaatattttcttccaaaacaagTGTTAATGCTGTAAACTGACCTCCTTCTGTCTCTCTGTTTGAAAAAcgaaaaaataaacccacactTAAACTGCTTTACAGCATTATGAAAAGTCCAGGTATCAGGAGTTTGAGTTGGAGGTGTCTGATGCCACCACCCACACTTGTGTTCGCAATCCTTCTCCAGGCGGTTACTTTCTTTtaagaatagaatcatagaattgtttgggttggaagggaccttcaaaggtcatctagtccagccccctgcaatgagcagggacatcttcaactagatcaggttgctcagagccctgtccagcctggccttgaatgtctgcGGGGATgtggcatctaccacctctctgggcaacctgggccagtgtttcaccacccttatTGTAAAAAGAATTCTTCCtgatgtctggcctgaatcctCCccacttcagtttaaaaccattaccacttgtcctgtcacaacaggccctgctaaaaaagtAGACTGACAGCGTGCAGTGTGTCTGCTTTCAAACTATGATGTGTTTGGTGCCTGAACAGAAATGCCCTGTTCCTGGATGGAAATTGTATCCTTGGCTGTGAAAAGGagacagatgctgctgctgcttctgctggtcTGCAGCAGAAGCTGTGGCTGACTTTTAGGATCAGTATTGTCTTTGGTTTAGTTGAATTCAGGTGCAAGAGTTTCTGTTGTAACCATTTAAGAAAAGAATGAATAATTAGACTTCAGAGAGGAGATAATGGCTGTTGTTTCTGGAACCCCCAGGGTACATTTCTGGTATGTTTCTGGTACCCCCCAGGGTACTTCATGTTAATTTGGATTAGTAAATTGCAGAGGGTAAAGCATAGGTTTTCTCAGTGAGAAGGTGAGAGTCAAGCACACTCTCTAGCAGATCAttctctttctgctcttctttgaATCAAATTTTGAAGACACTAGGAATGATAAAATTGCTGTAATGTGTATATAATAATGTGTTAAATGGTTGTCAAAATGAATTCTGCATAAAGTTTCTTTTGAGTTTTGGTGctatgaggtttttttcttctgtttacagCCTGCTCCACCAAGAGAAGCACACTTTGTGAGAACTAATGGAAAGGatccagagctgctggagccaaTTCCCTACGAATTCATGGCATAATGCacgtttaaaaaaataaattaaagatcTGGTTTTGGACAAGTGTATGTGATCGTGGCTGAGTCCTTTAGGTTTTTTTGGAACAGATACTTCAGAAAACATATTGAAGTTTGTTCATTTAACTTGACTTACATGGTGCTTGGTCACTTAAATCATTTGCAGCTTTTGCTGATCAGTTTAGTCATACACCATAAATCCTGGGACACTGAAGTTTGCTCATGCTTAGTGGTGATCATCCTTCTTTTATTACTTAGTGAGGTAATATCAGAGGACATGGAATATTTTGCCAACAAACTAAGAGCATATAGCAGGAATTGTACAGTGTCACTTAAATATGTAATTGTTTGTAGGAAAAGACATGATGGGTTTCAGATTTCATTGATACAAGCTTTTGGGTAAGGGGCCTCAGATTAAtaccaaagaaaaaattgtggaagcagtttttaaaagcagccTCTTGAGAAATGGTTGCAGGCAGAATTTGGTGTTTCACCATTGTAATCTACAAAAGTGGGATTTTTAGAATGTCCATAGGCCAATAAGCATTCTTAGGAAATAACAGTTTAGAAACAAGTCTGTAATTCCAAAACTGCCAGCCTTCgttatttgatttttatcatTTGAATTGTCTGGCATAGCTGAACACTTGTATTTATATGTATTGCATGTCTGTTGAATCTAAACATCTACCTGCATGCAGTTATGGATGTTGTAATGCATTCCTCTCATCCCAGTGACTTTATTGATTATTTGCAAAAACCTAGTCCTCGCTGCCCAGTGTTTCTTAAATGGAAGAACATGTTTATCAACTGCTTATTAACCAATGCTATTTTTATGGCCTTTGTTTGAGACTATGAAGCTTGCTGAAGAAACTGCTGAAGGTGACCTGCTTGGTTAGCTTGGAACATGCATAAATGTAAGCTTAACTGTTACAGATATGGATAAATAACCTATCTTTTTAAGTGTGATGTAACTACCTCAATTAAGTGGTGGCAAACTATTGTGTACATGTAGAGGGAGTAAAATATTAGAGAATGTGGTGACCTACAAGCATTTTGTAGGTATTGACTGGTGAGAATAATTGAATAGTCAGTTGTAGGACAGCTAGTGGGCTTGGGAGTAAGAAATGGAGAGAGAACAAGGTTTACTTTTTCCCTTAAATCGTAAATGTCAAACAGAAGTGTCAAACCGTGAACAGATTGCTTATAAATTAATGGATTAAGGGCTGTTTCAGTTTACCTAACATTTTATTGTGGGTGCTCCCATTCTCATGGCATGCAGTTATTAGATGTTAAATACCAGGCCTGGCCTGGTATTTAAGGGTGACAGGCATTAGGCACTGGAGGTTCAAAGTCCCTGTGAGCAGGCACTGGATTTGATGTTTCTCCAAGCTCCCATATCGAAAGATGGAGTAGGCAATATAGTTGGAATGACTGGAAATGCTTTGAGGGAGTTGGAGTAAAGCTTACCCATCAACAGACTGATATGTGACACCAGTACTGTATTTTGAGACTGTATCTGTTGGACTTAGAGTGTACCACCATCTCCTGAAGCAAGGTTCATGAATAATCTTTCTTGGCTTTTGCTGTTGTAGCTTATGTGCATAGCTTTTATGATTCAGTGGAGCTTTCTCGGAGTGGCTAGATCTGTATACTAAGCCTTAGACCTTTGTTAGCTGCTTTGGCTTGTGAATTTCCACAGCAATTTAAAATTGGTATTTGACTCACAAGATAGGCCTAGTTTTCCATGAGGCTTTGCGTCTGAGGGAGTTGAAGAGACTTTATTTGGTATTATGTTTAgtgaagatattttaaattttcttcctaCGCATGCTTGTGCAAGTTATTTTGGTTCTGTGTTTTTGTACTTAATATGTGAAGATTGAAATGAATTGACTGTAGCATCATGATGAAATGGTTAATGGTAAATGTAAGTGGTGGGTAGTTAGAaacttctgaatttattttcagcatttttgaaTAATAAAGCCAGATAGCATGCAGTGGTCTCACTTAAGAGCTGTGCTTCTGGAGGTGCTGTGCGTTGCAACAGTTTTCAATTTATGTAGTCTCAGTGTTTTTAAGGTCACTATGCCAACAGTAGATCCTCATAAATGCATATTTGGAAGCTCTGTGTGGGCTgtgaggagaaggagagaatgCTTTCCTTGGTCAGGATTCCCAGAAATGACTGAAAATGAAACTGGGTTTGTATGGGAAGATAATAGCCTTtttctgggggggggggggttaaTGTTTGAAAATGGAACAGACTAACTAATGCTTAACCTGTCTTCAGCATGTAGACACTACGTGTTAGTTGCTctcagtgcagtggtggttttGCTGATAATCTCGGGTTTTCAGAAGCACAGCTCAGATATTTAGAGATCTCCATACCTACTGTTGAAGTTTGCTTCCTATGTTTGCTTTGAAGTTTGcttccagctgctgtttttGCAGGGTCTTGAcaaaagagggagatgtgtgaATTGAGAAAAGTTGTTGAAGGAATACCTGGCAAGACATCATGTCATGAAAGTAGTGTCTAAATTGAAAGGCATGCttcttgaaagaagaaaatagctttAGGTGTTTGCAGAAGATTTGGGAGGGCAGGGGAGTGCTTTCAGGGCAGTTAAGCCTCTCTGCCCCCGGGTGAGAAGTGTGCTTCCTCCTAGCGTCTGTTTCAAGTTCCTCTCCCCTGCGACTCGATCTGGAAGGGGTATAAGCTGTATAACCCATAAGCTGTAACCagttctctgcagtgctgttcTGAGCTTGTGCCTAGCAAGGAAAACCTTGCAGCGAGTGTGCCAGCTACAGGCTTGGTGTTTCCTTGTTCTTCATACCATCACAGGGTTGAATTTTGTTCATTCCATGATGCTTTGAATTGTGGAGAACTGTTGTGAAATCTGCAAATAGGTTTCCCATATTAGACACACCTTGAGCTAGCAGAATTTGGTAATCCCTAGTTTAAAAGCCAGTTCCACAGAGTTCAGTGTTACATGTTACCTATCTTCCAGTCCCTTTCTAGTACGGAGACTTCATTATGCCAGAGCTGGTGGACAGGCTGTCCCTCTACACCATGAGGAGACCGAAGTGCTTATGGTTTAGCACAAGACCTTACACTTCCATGTGGTGCTTTGTTCCAGAGCCTAATTAGGAGGTGGGGACTGAGCTGACTCCTTACCAGGTTTTATGGCCTTCAACCTTTGTAGCTGGTTTCCTGCCAATGGCCCTGCCAAAATCTGTCATTTGTTAGAGAAGTAGTAAGGAAGCCTTCTGAGCTGTCAGCTTTGTCTTTTCCAGCATCTCGGTGACACTGAGGTCTGAGATTTCCTGGGGGCTGTGTAGGCAGTGCTGGTGCTAATGCTCTGTGTGGCCAGAAAGGGTCAGTGGAGGGGCTAGGGGGGTGGCACCGTGCCTGTGCAAAGGGACTGCAGGCCGAGGACTGCGGAAGGGAGCAGGTGAACTGTGCGTGTCTGAGTGGGGCAAGGGAGGTGCCAGACACCTCCAGCCCCACTCCTAGGGGAGAGATGAACAAGCAGCTGCCACGAGGATGTACAAACAATTCATGCTTTTGTAATCTTCCCATTGTATGTATCGGAGGAAAGAGTTCACTCCCTTGTCGTTCTCAGTGCAATCCTGGACTCAGCATGTTCACAGCCTTCATGGTCAAATGGACAAGTGGTATCCCAGGCAcaaatgctgtgctgcagtgtctTGGCTGGCTCAGAGGATACCAAGAGCTGTGTGTACACCTTCCAGAGCAAGTGATCCTGCCTATCCCTGGACAGGCTTCCCCTGTCCTTGCAGAGACCACAAAGTGCAATGGGTTCCTAAAGTTCAGGGTATGTAGTGAAAAGGCGTGGTTAGACTGGGCTTATCATTGGGTTGCACCTCATGACTCAGGGGTATGGGTGGTGTCTTCTACAGCGCAAGGGGCACCCTGTAACTGCAGACGGCCAGAGCCTTGTATGAAAGCACGGTACCAGGTGTCCCTGCAATACTGAGGATGGTGGTATGGAAGACATAGAAGATGAGCTTTTCATGTCCGTGCATCTACCTCAGTGGATATACTACCAAGGTCTATGTAAGAATCAGGTTCTAGCTGCTGGGATTTACATAGTCGTAACCACCCTTGCTCAAGCATTGGGTAGGGACATCACTCCCATCAGCAGCACTTACACAGCTCAGGAGCCCACAAGGATACAAAGCTCTGTTTGAGGTTGCTGATTTCATTTTCCACTATTTGGAGCAAGAGGCTTTGGGTGATGGCCCCCGGGGCCCTCAATTACCTTTCTTGTTCATGCCCACTCCAAACTTTAGCCATTGATCAGCAGGACCTGGGAACTGAAAGGAACAGATGCAGTTTTGAACATCGACTTGTGCTTCTGAAAGTTGATGCAAGAGTGGTGAAGCCATGCCAACTCACAGCAAAGGTTCTCATGAGCGCTTCTCCACATGGAAAAGCTTTATGTCTACTGCTCGTTATCTCACATAGTCCTGCCAATCTCAAGCCCAGAACTTCTATCTGATTCCCCGACAAGAAGACTCCCAGGAAAACActttacattttgtttcttaGAGGAGAAAGCAGCTCTCAATGCACTCAGGATGCCTGCCACAGACACAGGAGTAAGATGCCTACTCCCTCCCCCAAAAGCTGCCAACTTGCTGTTGGATGGTACCAGAGCTTGGAATACGGAGGTGGGTCAGGCAGCACCATGGTGTCCTTGAGACTCCAGGTGAGTGGGACTGAGTGATGCTGTGTGAAAGAGTAGATTGTAGGGATGGTGGCATGGGCCATCTGCATGGGATGGGTGAAAGTACAGCCTTGTCCTTCCCAAATAGGACCTCCAGCTGTGAAAGGAATGGCTCCTTGGAGCAGCT includes:
- the RPL21 gene encoding large ribosomal subunit protein eL21, yielding MTNTKGKRRGTRYMFSRPFRKHGVVPLATYMRIYKKGDIVDIKGMGTVQKGMPHKCYHGKTGRVYNVTQHAVGIIVNKQVKGKILAKRINVRIEHIKHSKSRDSFLQRVKENERKKKEAKEKGIWVQLKRQPAPPREAHFVRTNGKDPELLEPIPYEFMA